From the Fibrobacter sp. UWB11 genome, one window contains:
- a CDS encoding restriction endonuclease subunit S, protein MSEWQSYKIKDVGTVVTGNTPPTSKREFYGTEYKFIKPTDMQEGQRFVPETEEYYSELAFQKYQKSLLPKNTPCVVTIGSLGKKMCLTDEPSFTNQAVNAVIPNKEFDGVFLYYCLRTRLAYVKQLDSGTTSGRENVSKSSFSNITLKAPSLPTQKKIASVLSVYDNLIENNNKRIKILEQMAENLYKEWFVRFRFPGHETTPIENGIPRGWTVQRMNDFCYVTDGTHDSPKPVEEGVPLITGKCISNGFIDFDEAYFISLKDHENIKKRSGLSTGDILFSNIGTVGNCCIVNYNQEFSVKNVIIFKPNNTSKTAYLYYWMLNDSMQAVFATQTNGASQQFVGLNFMRRHKILVPELKVLTAFGNIIKPIIEQKNMLQKTNDNLIKQRDLLLPRLMSGKLAV, encoded by the coding sequence ATGAGTGAATGGCAATCCTATAAAATAAAAGATGTTGGTACAGTTGTTACCGGCAACACTCCACCGACATCTAAAAGAGAATTCTATGGGACGGAATACAAATTCATTAAGCCCACAGATATGCAAGAAGGGCAAAGATTTGTTCCAGAAACAGAAGAATACTACTCGGAATTAGCTTTTCAAAAATATCAAAAAAGTTTATTGCCGAAAAATACTCCTTGCGTAGTCACAATAGGCTCGCTTGGAAAAAAAATGTGCTTGACAGACGAGCCAAGTTTTACGAATCAAGCTGTAAACGCAGTTATCCCAAACAAAGAATTTGACGGAGTTTTCTTATACTATTGTTTGCGAACAAGACTTGCTTATGTAAAACAGCTTGACAGCGGAACAACATCTGGCAGAGAAAATGTTAGTAAGAGCAGTTTTTCTAATATAACATTGAAAGCCCCTTCTTTACCAACACAAAAGAAAATCGCATCCGTACTTTCCGTCTACGACAACCTGATAGAAAACAACAACAAACGCATCAAAATTTTGGAACAAATGGCGGAGAACCTATACAAAGAATGGTTCGTCCGCTTCCGATTCCCCGGCCACGAAACCACCCCCATCGAAAACGGAATTCCTCGAGGTTGGACTGTTCAAAGAATGAACGATTTTTGCTATGTAACAGATGGGACACATGACTCTCCCAAACCTGTTGAAGAAGGAGTTCCTTTAATAACGGGAAAATGTATATCAAATGGATTTATCGACTTTGATGAAGCATATTTTATTAGCCTTAAAGACCATGAAAACATAAAAAAACGGAGTGGGCTTTCAACAGGAGATATTCTTTTCAGCAATATTGGAACAGTAGGAAATTGCTGTATAGTAAATTACAACCAAGAGTTCAGTGTAAAAAACGTGATTATTTTCAAGCCAAACAATACATCTAAAACAGCATATCTCTATTATTGGATGTTAAACGATTCTATGCAAGCCGTTTTTGCAACACAAACAAACGGTGCATCACAACAGTTTGTCGGCTTAAATTTCATGCGTAGACATAAAATTCTTGTTCCAGAATTAAAAGTGTTAACAGCTTTTGGAAATATAATTAAGCCAATTATCGAACAAAAGAACATGTTGCAAAAAACAAACGACAACCTCATCAAACAACGCGACCTGCTCTTGCCCCGCCTAATGAGCGGCAAACTCGCCGTATAG
- a CDS encoding polymorphic toxin type 50 domain-containing protein produces MDLYTTIEKLIEQAKARGIYSEHELYVLWPTFLKENLSKRINPECQKKHIVGTKTFENYNRVSKAKGFAGAAYFDFNIDVYKIVQQSIGTGLVVFDKTGKIKEEIVKFSNDIGFAGCEELVRTNVISIRYAKKGIHATPVHPIKYEDTINFLKSR; encoded by the coding sequence ATGGATCTATACACAACAATAGAAAAACTAATCGAGCAAGCTAAAGCAAGGGGAATCTATTCAGAACACGAACTATATGTCCTGTGGCCCACTTTTTTAAAAGAAAATCTCTCAAAACGCATAAACCCAGAATGTCAGAAAAAACATATCGTGGGTACAAAAACTTTTGAAAACTACAACAGGGTTTCCAAAGCTAAAGGATTTGCCGGAGCTGCCTATTTCGATTTCAACATCGATGTTTATAAAATCGTGCAACAATCTATCGGGACGGGCCTAGTCGTTTTCGACAAAACCGGAAAAATCAAAGAAGAAATCGTCAAATTCAGCAACGATATAGGCTTTGCCGGTTGCGAAGAGCTTGTAAGGACGAATGTAATATCGATTCGATATGCCAAGAAAGGCATTCACGCGACACCGGTCCATCCTATAAAATACGAGGACACCATAAACTTCCTCAAAAGTCGCTGA